The segment CAACACGAAGAAGACAGAACCAAGGTGTCGGCGGGGCCGACAGTCAGACGTCCACCGCGTCGTACTGCGCGTACCTCGGCCCTTTGATCTCCGCTTGCAAGTGAGCCTTATCAATATTTATCGGGATCTATCGCGAtcccgattcgattcgattccaaCGCAATCGCGAGATCTGGGTTGCGTTTGGATTAAGACTCCTTGTCCGATTGGTCGCTGCCAGGAGAGGATGCTTGACTCCTTTCCAACGATTGATGCTCGTGATGCACGGTTCTTCTGCTACGTGCGTTTCGCTCGAAACGATTAGGGAGGGAGCGAATTGTGTGTATGACCGATTCTTGAAACGGTCCCTCCAAATCGTTCAGCGAAATCGTTCTTTCAATCTGTTGCTCTGATTTTGATACGCGACTTGATCGTGGCTGTACATTTATATctatgaaattaaatttaatatgctTTCCTGGACAACACATGACGCTTTTAACCATCACTTGAAGTCAGATTCTGTTCTTGATTCTAGTGTTGCGTTATTTCCAGTTCTTTACCATTATTGAGAAATGAATTTTGTGGCTTGAAAatgcaacttttattttgcctaaaaaTTCGCGGTCTAGTTCGATTAGCGTGGATCGATACCGTTGAATTCGTGAAAATTCCAGCGGCGAGCAATACGAATTCCGACGTGTCAATTAATTGAAGTTAGGTTGACAGAAGTAGGGCCAACGAGCCAAATAGATATAGATTGTGATTGAAATCGACAGGTGTCGAGGAACAGTGGCTCTTGTGCACGCGGTGTGCCTAGAAAGATGGCTGACGGAATCGGGTCACACGAGGTGCGAGCTTTGCGGATACAAATACGTGACCAAGAGGGTACCACGTCACAACATCTTCCGCAGTATCGCAATATGGTTCAACACCGTAATCGTTACTCGCCAAGTAAGAGCCTTATCACTCACTGCCAACTGAAATCGACCACAATTAACCCCCTGCCATCTCTCCTTTCCCCTCGGCCGGCGCGGAAATCATCTGTGATTCGAAATTATTCATTTCTCATTCTGTTCGATAATTATTCATCGTTATGAATACAGTCATTACTCGTTCCATTCTGTAATTATGCAGTCGTTCCTCATTCTACCGATAATTATGCAGTCGTTACTCACTCTACCTCCGCGATAATTATTCGGTAGCGTTGCCCGTTCTATTTCGTCGGTAATTACTCAATCGTTGCTCATTCCATCTGAAATTGATATTTAAATGAATCTCTGCGGTGTACGCTACACATTTTCTGAAATAGACTTTTCCACGAGTGACGCACAAATTACTTTGGCAAAGCTTTTAGTACTCGACAATGGCGCTAAGAGCTCTACTAATTCcgtttcaattgaaaattgctCACTCGTTTCTTATTCTGTTCGTTCAACTCGaatgaaatatgtaaataaGGGAATTGTGTAAAAATGTTGGGTTTTGGTTGATGTTACTGTCGCAAGAAGGAGgacattttttttatgcaattgtTTTTAGATGCTATTGGACATCCTCTATTTAGTGGTCACTACGCCACTGGCTATATTCTCCTGCTACATTTGCGCGCTGGCCCTAAACATGTTGCTGAAGAATGGCATCTTCGAGGTGCCCTGGATGATCATCACCATGCTTCCAACCTGTCTCCTTACTTTAATAGCATACTGGGGATGGATCATAACTTTGGGCAGGTATACCAATCGTTCAACAACTATCTCCCTTTTGTCAAAACTTTCTTTCGTTCGATTTCAAAGAAACAAGTTTGATTGTAAATCTTTTAACAAGTACGATTGAATCTTACAGCGAACAAGTTTAACAAGTCCCAGCAGTGTCATTCTCTTTTAAACAAACCAAAATGTCTcgtttgaaaaatattagaaatgatTAGAGCACTAAAATACTGAAAACGTTTAAACGAGAATTTATTCTAGAAGCGATAATTACGAAATGATGATCGTAGATTGCACGGGCGTCGATGGCGTCGCTACTGGCGCAACAACTTCGTGATTAGGCTAGTGCCGAACAACATTGCGGCCTCGGAACCGGAAATGAGTTCTCCGGAGTTGATGGAGGAGTCTTCCATCTTCAGGAGCAGCGAAACCGAAGAAACAACGGAGATCGTCGACGCATCAAACGATTCGAACTGACAGATTCTTCTGGGCTCGATACCGTCGCGGTGGATTTAATTGCTCGTAATTGGATTTCATTAAAATGCGGCTTTAATCGAAGAAGATTAACGACCATCGTGGATAATTAATCGCGGCGCAGATCATAAATTCACTCGCCGCTTCCGGATGTCGATCGTTTCACGTAATAAATCGAAATTAGCTCGTAAAACATAGAACGTTGTAACTTCTCCGTTGCTTTTACCGCCCCGAATGATCGATAACGATTACATCGAGTATTGGTCGGCGGACGTTGAATGAAATTCGTTTGGACAGTCATCGAGCACGGTGTTGATTAATATtgatttaataaaagaaaaaaaaaaaaaagaaaaaaacaaaatctCCGTGAACCAGTTTCGTCCGATTAATTAATCACTGTTTCACAATTTATATTTACGCGCGATAGTTTGTTACAATTTGTACGATGTTAGTCTGTGATAAATTGTTGCACGTGTTTCTTCGACGCAGCTGTTTCATGACTTCCATTTTTGTGGAAACATAGCGAATCTGTGGAAAGTAGAGACGAGGTTTTTTGATACTCGTTTCATCGACGCGTCGTCAGTTAGggttctgaaaaaaaaaaagattcaggCGAGAAGCGGTTGTAATGAAGATCCGTGTAAGCGCAGAACGGAAGACAGAGCTTCGGATAAAAGAAAAACGAATCAACCGGGTAAACCTGCTCCCAGAAGTTGTTCCCAACGAAAGATCCTGTTAAATTTCACTTTCGATCGATCGAAAGTTATCGCCGATGATGTGACATTGTCTGCTGGTCCACGGAAAAAAATCGAATCTCATCCTGGCGTGAATGGATCAAGATATGTCCATAATATCATTAAGAGACTCAAATTTCTCTAACATTAAAATTAGAAAGTGTTTAAATTCGAAAACACTCagcttttaaatttttaagCACTCAGCTTCTAAACTTCTAGCTGCcaaatttctaaatttctaaattttagGCTTCCAAATTTTGAGCCCATGCTCTCTGCTTCCAAATTTCTAGCTTCCAAGCTTTCAGTTTCCAAATTTTTGGCCCCTAGCTTTCACCTTCCAAATTTTTTGGCTCTCAAGCTTCCAGCTTCCAACTTTGTAGCTTCCAAATTTTCAAGCACTCAGCTTCTAAACTTCTAGCTGccaaatttctaaattttaggcttccaaatttttagcctacGCTCTCTGCTTCCAAATTTCTAGCTTCCAACTTTGTAGCTCCAAAAACACTCAGCTTCCAAATTTTCAAGCACTCAGCTTCTAAACTTCTAGCTGCcaaatttctaaatttctaaattttagGCTTCCAAATTTTGAGCCCATGCTCTCTGCTTCCAAATTTCTAGCTTCCAAGCTTTCAGCTTCCAAATTTTTGGCCCCTAGCTTTCAGCTTCCAAATTTTTTGGCTCTCAAGCTTCCAGCTTCCAACTTTGTAGCTCCCAAAAACACTCAGCTTCCAAATTTTCAAGCACTCAGCTTCTAAACTTCTAGCTGccaaatttctaaattttaggcttccaaatttttagcctacGCTCTCTGCTTCCAAATTTCTAGCTTCCAACTTTGTAGCTCCAAAAACACTCAGCTTCCAAATTTTCAAGCACTCAGCTTCTAAACTTCTAGCTGCcaaatttctaaatttctaaattttagGCTTCTAAATTTTTAGCCTACGCTCTCTGCTTCCAAATTTCTAGCTTCCAAATTTTTGGCACCTAGCTTTCAGCTTCCAAATTTGTTGGCTCCCAAAATTTCAGCTTCCAACTTTGTAGCTCCAAAAATACTCAGCTTCCGAATTTGTAAGTTCCCAAGCTTCCAGCTTCCAACTTTGCAGCTCCAAAAATACTCAACTTCCAAATTTGTAAGTTCCAAGCACTCAGCTTCTAAATGTCGAGCTTCCTGAAAATATTCTCGAAATATTCACGAAATCTAATCTTTGAAATATTCTCAGAATAAATGTCTTGGTTGGGAGTTGAGACAACTTCGCGTGTAAATTCCAACGCCCGTTCAATTCCGACCTGTCTCCACAAACATACGGTCACTTCGTTTCTATTTTTCATTTGACAACCGCACGGTATAAGGCTCGCATACCTCGATCATCGTCGCGGAAGGCTCAAGTGATCCGAACAAAGTAACACGCACGAGACGCGGTGGAACGATCCTCGGATAAGATCATCGTACGATATCTCCGCGTGCAGATCTAAGATCCAGATTGCTGGTCACGGAATACATATTCAAATGCATCCGACGACTGGAGGTGGGTATCGTCGGGGTCTCGTGAATTGGGATCTCGCTCGCACGTGGGCGATGATCGTCGATCAGATCCATAGGAGGACGGGAGCTGATAAGGGTCGCGTGACGATTTGTCGATCTCCGGACGTATCTTAAGTAGTATTCTTTGATCTCGTTTGACGAGGGATTGGATCGATTGTCTCTGCTAatgaggaaaatcgaaaaatctGCTTCGGATGAAAACGCATTCTTTTAATGAAACCGGTTTCGCCTTATTTTGTAATCTTTTAGTGTGAGAACATCTCGCGTTTCTCTGTCTTTCTGTGCATCTTGAAAatcatattaacactaggtttaatatttttttgtacGGATGCATccgcgaggaattattcaacaaaatttatttctttgggtgtatatttAAAGAATTGCTACAAATTTGGATAGATGCTTTCATTTTCTCAACCATTGGTTGTAGTTCCTCTGTGAATTATGAAACCAGTTTTTCAGGATACATTCTTTGAGAGACCACACTAAATAATGTTTGTAGACCATACACTCCTAACATTATGGATAGCCAGGCCAGCATTATGCAAATCTTCGTTTCCTCGTAAAAATCGAGGCGGAGGTATCATCTAATTTAATTTCATCGGTATTCGTTAATTAGCCATAAATTGAAAGCTCGCGTTTTACGGGTCTCGttgtaaattgaaaaatgtcCGGCTGTAAATTGCGCAAgtattcgcagtctaattacgagCTCGTGTTTTACTGCGAGCGAAGGAAGCGTGCACGGggaacattttctttttccagcGGACAATCACGTTGACGGGGCTTGAGATACTCGCGTATAGTTGCCGGCGAGTTTCCATTAATACTTTAACAGCGCCGGAATAAGTATAAGTATGTAGGGGGGAACGGCTCGTTCATTTGTTTACGTCGACACGACGCTCTGACGGTTTAATTAAACGTCAGACGAGCCGACCGGCTTCTAATTGTCATCTCGATCTCGCTGGCTAGCACGCGATATTATTGATCGTCCGCTCGGACGGACTGATTTAACTGTTCCGGGAACAATTCAACGCGTTAGGCACACCGCAACACGTATATGAAATATCATAATGAGGGTACATTTCATTAAGACGCTGTTTGAAACAATCTAAATTTCGTTACACAGCGCAATCGCGTTAGCATTATCCTCTTACACGGTAGTTTAGAAGTGTAAATACTATGGAGAActtataaaaacaaattaacAGCGAAGCAATAGTAAAGAAATAGCAGTAGTGGCAAGTTATTATTATTCTGTACATAAAATTCATTCTTCATATTTCTCCCGAGTTAGAGTCATGTCTTTGCTGGAAATATGTAGATTTCAGAGAAAGGGATTAAAACTATCAAATCAACGAGCTTCATTGGCAGTAAGACAGCAAAGtgttgatctaagcccaatcctcgggtccgtgctgtgacatagatcgtgtagggctgctatgttcttgtgaccgcgtcgaccacTTAATACTGGAAGGATTAATCTTCAATATTTAATGCACGAATACTTAATTagatatacattaatattagaTCAGTCTAATATTTAATCTTTAATAGGCCAGTCTGATATTCGTTATTTAATACACCAGTCGAATATTTAAGACTTAACAGgccaatttaatatttaacGTTTAATAGACCAGATTAGTGTTCAGTGTTTAATGAACCAGTCTAATGCAATGATCGTATGTTAACACGGAAGGTTTTGAGTATGCATTTAATGTAGGTACGCATACATGTTTTATGGATGTTTACAGGTGGTAGAAATTTGCAAGCCGCGTTAAGCAAAACGTGCCACAATATTTCCGATAAGGCTGCGTCAGGCGCCAGACCCAGCCAACTATAAGCCAttgaaaaaatggctaaaaaattCCGCCAGAGAAGAAGCACGATGCGTTTCAACACTGTTGCGTGGGATAACAGCGGGCCTGTTATCTAATATGCACGGTTTCCTGGCTGCAAATCGTTGCATTATGCAAAATGGACGTTCGACCGTCGGGAATATCTGGACAGGTTCCATTAAGCATAAACAGAAAAGAGCCTAATCCTTGTGTTGCTAATGAACGAGGATAAAAGTACGAGCTCGTTTACGTCACGAATAAATAGTTACGGTAGCCTCtaggaaattaaatttaacgatCATCTGCCTGCGAAAAATACAAGGTATACAACCGGAACAACCGTTAACGAGACGTTAtgtgaaaaaggaaaaatagttCGCGCAACTTCGCCCGGCAGCTAATGAAGATTTCTAAATTATTCAGAAGCGAGGAATCTTGAATCTATTGGAAACTTCATTACGCTGATAAACTAGGTTGTTAGATGGTAAATTATTCTAGATATTTGATgcaatatttcttttatttatttgttggaTACTCTTGAAGCTCTTATTGGAGCTTCTTTCTGTATACAATTAAATTGCTGCGATAAATTGGACacattataattagactgtggatttcaaAGCGCAGCAGCTCGAATGTAAAACTGCGAAGACGAGTTTAAAATTGTTAAGCGAGAAATTTTCATTTAGCTTCTGAAAAATGTACTAGAAAATTTGTACATTGTAGAAAAATATGCAGTCCAATTATAATAGAAGCGAACGACCCGTCGAGCCCGAGATTCTCTCCGCCATAGAATGAATAGCCGCCGATTTAGCACGTCGGCAGAGAATCGCTGTGAAACCGCCCTTCCTCACCAAATCCCGAAGACCAAGGACACGTTCCCTTCAATTTCCTCCGGCGATCAAGCAGACTGATGTCCACCGGCGCGATAGTTGGCCCATTTAACTCGTTCGATGGGCAATCGAGGCGCTCTTAAGCGGGCAATTAAATtcttcgcgccgcgccgcctcggCGCAATATTTCACGGCGCGAACGTTACCAGCCTCGCGAACGCGGCGATCATTTTTCCGCCGTTTTACAATGATTTTTCCGCCTGCTATCCCGATCCACCGGACGCTGATTGAGCCGTAATCGGTTTTCCGCGGGGACGAGAAACGCGCCGTTTATCTCCCCGACGCCAATAAATCAGCCGTTTCGCGCCTGTAAAACGACCGCGGGACCATTTCGACGGTAATTACGGGGACAGGAATAATTTTCACCACGATTATTTATAATCTGGTACGCGCTATCATTACACCGACGGTCTCATGCATAGTGAAAATGATCGGGCAACTCTGCGAAATTTTATCGCCGAATTCGTTACGCGCGAATTTTGTCATCCTCCGTGGATGTAccatttctctttttttttttttttttgtaatcgtCGCAAGACATTGTACGGCATTTTTAAGGGCAATGTATATGTTTATACATTGAGGCTTGCATGCACTTCGCTGTGGTCGAGGAACGTTgtcttattttacaattaccgtCGACGGGAAGATCATTTCCGAATTTTTGAGACTTCCATGTCTTCCGGGGACATTTTTTCTTGACGACAGGAAAATTGCAGTAAAATTACTAGATCATCGCGACTCCGACGGCCTCGGTCCCCGGGAATTTAAACTTTTTAATgttattctgaaacataaaAATGTTCGCTTTAGAGCAAGTCCATGGAGAGGAAATATTGCAGGAGCATGATCGGCAACATCAATGAACCGGCGGATTTGCGAAGCATGTTCGCGAACGTGTATCTGCGGCGAATGTTCGGCGAGTGTGGACAGGACTTTAGTATAGATGGCGGCCCATCGCCGGGGCTGGTTCGAGCAAAGTAACTCACTCGGGGCGGCGATTATTGGCCGCGAGAGGGGCCCCCCTTATCTCGTTCGACAAGACTTCTAACGAGGGTCGAAAAATACGAGGCCGACGCGGGGCGAAAGCCGCGGATTAGAAAGCCGGATTATTTATGCGGAAATTTCACGCGGCCGTGCTCCCGATTCGGCCCTAATCCCCGAAGGATGCGTATCCTACGTCGTAAAATTCGCCCTGGTGCTCGTCCTTCACGCCCACCAGGAGTTCCTCTCGCTAAATTATTATACCGTGTTCGCCCATGACCCCCCTCAATCGTTCTCTTTTTGCAGTATATTTCTCTGCGATGAATTTTAACTTTCTAGTCTTGCTGTTATTCAATCTAACTCTTTCGATTTTGtgagaattttctttttttcgattcAACGTGTTGGTTAAGTGGCTTAACGTCATTTTAGAATAATGTTTAGGTCAAATGCAACTCTTTTCGACGCTAagtctgttttattttactctCCTTTCAAGGAAAGCTCATTAAAAAATACGAAGATGAGAGGAACGATATACGTCGTTAAATAAATACTCGATCGTTGGTGCAAGAGAATAATAAATTAGCGTAAATCATTCTAGACCCTTTAGGAGAATGACGACGATAGTATAATGCGCGCATCGCGTCCCGGGCATTTTTAAGCGCAAAAGAACCTCGATGGTAAAATAAAAAGTATAACCCGTCGTTCGCTAATGGATGTTTAAAGCCACTAACAGGACAAATTTCTTAACTATCGAGACAGAAATTCGTGGCTATAAATAAAACCAGCAGACACGTTCTCCTCTCTCATTTACATAATTTCCTTGTTTTTTATCCCCGACCTAAAAATGGCCGTCtcgagcgccgcgccgcgagcgAGAGCTAATCAAACGGGGACCGCCTTCCATTAAACATTTTTCCTTGCTTCCTTCACCCTTTACAACTGATACCGGCTAGGGCTCGTGCAGTTGCCGGCCGTTCTTTTCGCTTTTTTCCTTGGCGTCTAGGATCTAGAGATCGTCACGTGCCGGCAGGACCGTACCCTTCATCCCCGGGATCCTTCTCAATCGACACCGTTCCCCTAGGTTCTCGGATTTTCACTAAACTATCGTTCCAAGGAGAAAAgggttattttctttttaattaattacgttCTTTTGGGGGTGAACAGATTTTTGCAGTGTCTCCGACCATTCAGAAATTGTGTGTGAAGCACATGTAACACAGCAGTTTGCTCGAATAGTGCTCAGAATTGACCTTAGCGTCAGATTTTTACCGATATACCCTGCTAACCAGAAAATAATTCCAGTTTTCCGTTTTAATTAATTCTGGGACTAACTTCTAGATTTTCTTGGAGCTAATAATTTTCTGCGAGTCTCATACTTTCCGTGGAACATATTATACAGCACCCAGCGACGCCACTTTGCCCTAACACCGCTTAGGATATTTCTAAGCTTCAAGTTTCCACTAAACCACTTTGCTAATCGAAACCAAACCTGTTTTCTTTGTAATTAATCCTGTTCCATTAGAGTTAATAATCTTCCACGAGCCTCAGATCTTCGATAGACTATGTATGAGACAACTTCCGTTTTGCCTAAGAGGGTTTCAAATGGCTCCAGGAGTAATCTTCCAGCACAAATTACATCGCAAAGACGGGAAAAAACCATAGAAgactatttttctaattttgcctTTGTGGGGGCGTAATGTATCGTTGCTCCCAATTTTTACGGTGCCAGCGCTGTGCCCCGTTGGGCAATTCATGTTCCAGGCACTCTGATCGAGCCTTAGGTTCAAGAATTTTGGGGTTGGAGCTTCTTTTTGTAAGTTGAATTCGATTCAGATCGATGTGTGAACTTTTCATTCGACTCAAGGCTGAAGGGATCGCAGAATCTGAGGTGCCCCATCGTACGTACGGCCCTGGGTACCCCTCGGCCCAGAAGATCCGCATGAACCGGATGCATCCGTGGCGATGGCGCGTAAAAGATTCATTTCTTCCTTGCGTCGCATCCGCGCGGAACGATCGGGACGAGTGTCTGCCACCTTCGGGGCTCTCTCCTTCTATTTTCAACCGAACCCTTCGTTGCCGGGCCGACATCTTGCTCCCAACGTGTCCTGTTTCTCGTCCTTTTTTGCCCCTCGGCTCGACAAATTCGTATGATTTAATGTATTGTTGCAGGTGCGAATGACTAATCCGGAGGCCGTGGTACCAAACGTGCGAGAACTACCATTTTCATGGGACTAAATACGTTCACTTTAATCCTTGAGCAGTTTAGGTTGGAAGACTGAAACAATTTTCCTCCATtcctatttcaattttttcaatagtTGATTATTATGCTTGCTTCCGTATGTGCAATTGTTCGATTATTTTTGACGATTTCATACAATTCCTACCGTTTATCTTTAATCTAGCTCCTAACCTACTTCGTTGGGATTAACGTTGATCTTACCGGAGCTAACATATGTAGTTAAACATTTAAACtgattaatataataaaattacacTTCGTTTTTGTTAATCGGAATTTTTTTTCTAACAACACAAAGTATACAATTTTGTAGCTTACTAAGAATTCGTGCGTACGTATTTTACGcgatttcaaatttcatatatatttaattagatACAATTTAGAAACGTCACCGTGAACGAACGAACTCTAATTTCCCCGACTCGACACGAATTAAAACGATCCGTTTTAAGGCAAGACGAAATGCTATTTTCTTCGAAAATAAACGAAAGGACGGACAGACAAAAAAATGGCGATCATGTGTGTTAAAAATGAGCCAGAAAAAATAATCGAGAAAATAGAACGGCAACGGATCGGGGCGCACTGGGTGCCGTTCCGGGAAGGGTAACGAAAATTAATGACGACCGTGGCCGGGGAATTATCGCCGGCATTAATTACGATATTTACGGGACGGTTCGCCGGTTGTAGCGTTTGTTTATTAATAACCCCGATAAATATCGTAAACCGATTATAAAATCGAGTCGGACCGCCGGAAGCGAAAGGGGGGTCGAAACGGTGACGAGGGGGTTGCAGAAACGGGAGGAATAAGAGAAAGGGGAACGGGAAGAAAGCGAGGTAAGAGATAAAAGAAAACGAGCTGGCCCACAGAAAAGTGATTCGAGGAGCGACCGATTTATCGGCTCGCGTGTTGCTAACTGGCGGTGCTTGTTAAACCGCTTTTACGGCCAGATACCTTTATCAACGACTATAAATTTCGGCGGCGCCCCGGATAGAAAAGGGTCCGC is part of the Halictus rubicundus isolate RS-2024b chromosome 10, iyHalRubi1_principal, whole genome shotgun sequence genome and harbors:
- the LOC143358201 gene encoding E3 ubiquitin-protein ligase MARCHF2 is translated as MIRSIADSSGTDRRTFGNKEPRSAAATDKICEKFQPLRARIHDQPVDKPGVSSENVSGTSIHNVILEEKPSKTKKQEGRRCSGRNLVDSKINDYGNIKTVCFYQLESRISGDICRICHMGSFPRAENSRATRRRQNQGVGGADSQTSTASYCAYLGPLISACKCRGTVALVHAVCLERWLTESGHTRCELCGYKYVTKRVPRHNIFRSIAIWFNTVIVTRQMLLDILYLVVTTPLAIFSCYICALALNMLLKNGIFEVPWMIITMLPTCLLTLIAYWGWIITLGRLHGRRWRRYWRNNFVIRLVPNNIAASEPEMSSPELMEESSIFRSSETEETTEIVDASNDSN